In Streptomyces sclerotialus, one genomic interval encodes:
- a CDS encoding antibiotic biosynthesis monooxygenase family protein: MSIVKINVLTVPEEQREVLEKRFASRAGAVESSDGFEWFELLRPVEGTDQYLVYTRWRDEESFQAWMEGPMKAAHQGGEGAERPKPAASGSTVWSFEVVQQAAPKQG, encoded by the coding sequence ATGAGCATCGTGAAGATCAATGTGCTGACCGTCCCGGAGGAGCAGCGCGAGGTGCTGGAGAAGCGCTTCGCCTCGCGTGCCGGCGCCGTGGAGTCCTCGGACGGCTTCGAGTGGTTCGAGCTGCTGCGTCCGGTCGAGGGCACCGACCAGTACCTCGTCTACACCCGCTGGCGGGACGAGGAATCCTTCCAGGCGTGGATGGAGGGCCCGATGAAGGCCGCGCACCAGGGCGGCGAGGGTGCCGAGCGTCCGAAGCCGGCCGCCTCCGGCTCCACCGTGTGGTCCTTCGAGGTCGTCCAGCAGGCCGCTCCGAAGCAGGGCTGA
- the proP gene encoding glycine betaine/L-proline transporter ProP, with translation MAKRAVSAAALGNAMEWFDFGVYSYIAVTLGQVFFPSGNSTAQLLSTFGAFAAAFLVRPIGGMVFGPLGDRIGRQKVLAITMIMMAIGTFAIGLIPSYAAIGVWAPVLLLIARLVQGFSTGGEYGGASTFIAEYSPDKKRGFLGSWLEFGTLAGYIGGAGLVTLMTAVLSHDDLISWGWRIPFLIAGPMGIIGLYLRMRLEETPAFAEMEKEAAAQEKERRAAEKKSGIREMVFGQWRAMLLCIGLVLVFNVTDYMLLSYMPSYLTSELKYDETHGLLVVLAVMALMMCVQPFAGRLSDRFGRRPVIAAGCIGFFVLSVPALLLIRQGSLAAIGLGMAALGLLLVCFTSTMPSTLPALFPTKVRYGSLSIGFNVSVSIFGGTTPLVVTALISATGDKMMPAYYMMAAGVIGGIAVWKMTESAGRPLPGSKPAVASEAEARELSKAA, from the coding sequence ATGGCGAAACGGGCGGTCTCGGCGGCCGCGCTCGGTAACGCGATGGAGTGGTTCGACTTCGGCGTCTACAGCTACATCGCGGTCACCCTCGGGCAGGTCTTCTTCCCCTCGGGCAACTCGACCGCGCAGTTGCTGTCGACGTTCGGAGCGTTCGCCGCGGCGTTCCTCGTCCGGCCCATCGGCGGCATGGTCTTCGGTCCGCTGGGTGACCGTATCGGACGCCAGAAGGTCCTCGCCATCACCATGATCATGATGGCGATCGGCACCTTCGCCATCGGCCTGATCCCCTCGTACGCCGCCATCGGCGTCTGGGCCCCCGTCCTGCTGCTGATCGCCCGCCTGGTGCAGGGCTTCTCCACCGGCGGTGAGTACGGCGGCGCCTCCACCTTCATCGCCGAGTACTCGCCCGACAAGAAGCGCGGCTTCTTGGGCAGCTGGCTGGAGTTCGGCACGCTCGCCGGCTACATCGGCGGCGCGGGCCTGGTCACCCTGATGACCGCGGTGCTCAGCCACGACGACCTGATCTCCTGGGGCTGGCGGATCCCGTTCCTGATCGCGGGCCCGATGGGCATCATCGGCCTCTACCTGCGGATGCGGCTGGAGGAGACCCCGGCCTTCGCCGAGATGGAGAAGGAGGCCGCGGCGCAGGAGAAGGAGCGCCGCGCCGCCGAGAAGAAGTCCGGCATCCGCGAGATGGTCTTCGGCCAGTGGCGCGCGATGCTGCTCTGCATCGGCCTGGTCCTGGTCTTCAACGTCACCGACTACATGCTGCTGTCGTACATGCCGAGCTACCTGACCTCGGAGCTGAAGTACGACGAGACGCACGGCCTGCTGGTCGTGCTGGCCGTGATGGCCCTGATGATGTGCGTCCAGCCGTTCGCCGGCCGGCTCTCCGACCGCTTCGGCCGCCGCCCGGTCATCGCCGCCGGCTGCATCGGCTTCTTCGTCCTCTCCGTCCCGGCGCTGCTGCTGATCCGCCAGGGCTCGCTGGCCGCGATCGGCCTGGGCATGGCCGCGCTCGGCCTGCTGCTGGTCTGCTTCACCTCGACGATGCCGTCCACGCTGCCCGCGCTGTTCCCGACGAAGGTGCGGTACGGCTCGCTGTCCATCGGCTTCAACGTCTCCGTGTCGATCTTCGGCGGCACCACCCCGCTGGTCGTGACCGCCCTGATCAGCGCCACCGGCGACAAGATGATGCCCGCGTACTACATGATGGCGGCCGGCGTCATCGGCGGTATCGCGGTGTGGAAGATGACCGAGAGCGCCGGCCGGCCGCTGCCCGGCTCCAAGCCCGCGGTGGCCAGCGAGGCCGAGGCCCGCGAGCTGAGCAAGGCGGCCTGA
- a CDS encoding steroid 3-ketoacyl-CoA thiolase → MAAEPVIVEAVRTPIGKRGGALADLHPAYLLGETYRELLGRTGIQPDCVEQIVGGTVTHAGEQSMNPARNAWLAVGLPYETAATTVDCQCGSSQQANHMVANMIAAGVIDVGIGCGVEAMSRVPLGSGSRHGPGKPWPDEWHVDLPNQFEAAERIARKRGLTREDVDALGLLSQERAAAAWAEERFKRETYAVQVPTTEEEQAAGQGMWRLVDRDEGLRDTSMEALGGLKAVMPTAVHTAGNSSQISDGAAAVMWASKRMARALRLKPRARIVAQALVGADPHFHLDGPVDATRAVLGKAGMSLEDIDVVEINEAFASVVLSWAQVFEQDLEKVNVNGGAIALGHPVGATGARLITTALHELERSDKEFALITMCAGGALATGTIIQRL, encoded by the coding sequence ATGGCCGCTGAACCCGTCATCGTCGAAGCCGTCCGCACCCCGATCGGCAAGCGCGGGGGCGCGCTCGCCGACCTCCACCCCGCCTACCTGCTGGGCGAGACGTACCGCGAACTCCTGGGCAGGACCGGCATCCAGCCGGACTGCGTCGAGCAGATCGTCGGCGGTACGGTCACCCACGCCGGCGAGCAGTCCATGAACCCGGCCCGCAACGCCTGGCTGGCCGTGGGCCTGCCGTACGAGACCGCCGCCACCACCGTCGACTGCCAGTGCGGCTCCTCGCAGCAGGCCAACCACATGGTCGCCAACATGATCGCGGCCGGCGTCATCGACGTGGGCATCGGCTGCGGCGTCGAAGCGATGTCCCGCGTCCCCCTGGGCAGCGGCTCCAGGCACGGCCCCGGCAAGCCCTGGCCCGACGAGTGGCACGTCGACCTGCCCAACCAGTTCGAAGCGGCCGAACGCATCGCCCGCAAACGCGGCCTGACCCGCGAGGACGTCGACGCGCTGGGCCTGCTCTCCCAGGAGAGAGCGGCCGCGGCATGGGCCGAGGAACGCTTCAAACGCGAGACCTACGCGGTCCAGGTGCCCACCACCGAGGAGGAGCAGGCGGCCGGCCAGGGCATGTGGCGGCTGGTCGACCGCGACGAGGGGCTGCGCGATACCAGCATGGAAGCGCTCGGCGGACTCAAGGCGGTCATGCCCACCGCCGTCCACACCGCGGGCAACTCCTCGCAGATCTCCGACGGGGCCGCCGCGGTGATGTGGGCGTCCAAGCGGATGGCCCGGGCGCTCAGGCTGAAGCCGCGGGCCCGCATCGTCGCCCAGGCACTGGTCGGCGCCGACCCGCACTTCCACCTGGACGGCCCGGTGGACGCGACCCGGGCCGTACTGGGCAAGGCCGGCATGTCCCTCGAGGACATCGACGTCGTCGAGATCAACGAGGCGTTCGCCTCCGTAGTACTGTCCTGGGCCCAGGTCTTCGAGCAGGACCTGGAAAAGGTCAACGTGAACGGCGGGGCCATCGCCCTCGGCCATCCGGTGGGCGCCACCGGAGCCCGGCTCATCACCACGGCCCTGCACGAACTGGAGCGCAGCGACAAGGAATTCGCCCTGATCACGATGTGCGCGGGCGGGGCACTGGCGACGGGAACGATCATCCAGCGCCTGTGA
- a CDS encoding DUF6114 domain-containing protein encodes MLLTRRAGGRRAARADATRPRSAWWRWRKARPFWGGLATVLAGLEICVIPLAPLKVMLQQGIAGIPSVLMGLVMIVMGLTAWFAPHYRGLAGVLTVLMAAAALVMSNLGGFFIGTVLGIVGGALMFAWQPRPAPEPAAGDPARAAPAADGAHPATAPATTDPAAPDPATPAG; translated from the coding sequence ATGCTTCTGACCCGGCGCGCGGGCGGCCGCCGGGCGGCGCGGGCCGACGCGACGCGGCCCCGCTCCGCCTGGTGGCGCTGGCGCAAGGCGCGCCCCTTCTGGGGCGGGCTGGCCACGGTCCTGGCGGGCCTGGAGATCTGCGTGATCCCGCTGGCGCCGCTGAAGGTCATGCTCCAGCAGGGCATCGCCGGCATCCCGTCCGTACTGATGGGCCTGGTCATGATCGTGATGGGCCTGACCGCCTGGTTCGCGCCGCACTACCGCGGACTGGCAGGCGTACTGACCGTCCTGATGGCGGCCGCCGCGCTGGTCATGTCCAACCTCGGCGGCTTCTTCATCGGCACGGTGCTCGGCATCGTCGGCGGCGCCCTGATGTTCGCGTGGCAGCCCCGCCCGGCACCGGAACCGGCCGCCGGGGACCCCGCGCGCGCGGCCCCGGCCGCCGACGGCGCCCACCCGGCCACGGCCCCGGCCACGACGGACCCGGCCGCACCGGACCCGGCCACCCCTGCCGGTTAG
- a CDS encoding DinB family protein has product MPPVWAGTAERPAPPLVGDEREILTSFLDWHRRTFELKCAGVPPERLSDKSIPPSGLSLHGLIRHLAGVEHWWFRVQFAGERDDFPYYSDDHPDQDFEMLEGDPAEEFAFWRAECAHSRELVAAAPSLDVTGTHAASGQPVSLRRILVHVIAEYARHNGHADLLRERIDGATGV; this is encoded by the coding sequence ATGCCGCCGGTCTGGGCGGGGACGGCCGAGCGTCCCGCCCCGCCGCTGGTCGGCGACGAGCGCGAGATCCTCACCTCGTTCCTCGACTGGCACCGCAGGACCTTCGAGCTGAAGTGCGCGGGCGTGCCGCCCGAGCGCCTCTCGGACAAGAGCATCCCGCCGTCCGGGCTGAGCCTGCACGGCCTGATCCGTCACCTCGCCGGCGTCGAGCACTGGTGGTTCCGCGTGCAGTTCGCGGGCGAGCGGGACGACTTCCCTTACTACTCCGACGACCACCCCGACCAGGACTTCGAGATGCTGGAAGGGGACCCGGCGGAGGAGTTCGCGTTCTGGCGCGCCGAGTGCGCGCACTCCCGCGAGCTCGTCGCCGCCGCGCCGTCGCTGGACGTCACCGGCACCCATGCGGCGAGCGGACAGCCCGTCTCGCTCCGCCGCATCCTGGTCCACGTCATAGCCGAGTACGCCCGGCACAACGGCCACGCGGACCTGCTCCGCGAACGCATCGACGGCGCGACCGGGGTCTAG
- a CDS encoding DUF6879 family protein, giving the protein MSPPARARSRTLASSEVRWLPRRQATDVLLPANDFRLFDGNLLRVRHFAGDGSHVADEPSTDTETLKLCGQALRPSGSEQSRTANTASRHNRTAHSCHLLRQELRKPEQRWPAACGSFGSTRASRAASRLPVADGASPSRPGSSTPGRLPATPT; this is encoded by the coding sequence ATGTCACCGCCCGCACGGGCACGGTCGCGCACGTTGGCGAGCTCCGAAGTACGCTGGTTGCCGCGCAGGCAGGCAACCGATGTCCTCCTGCCCGCCAACGACTTCCGGCTGTTCGACGGAAACCTGCTCCGCGTGCGCCATTTCGCAGGGGACGGCAGTCATGTCGCGGATGAACCCAGTACGGACACCGAGACGCTGAAACTGTGCGGGCAAGCGTTGAGGCCGTCTGGCAGCGAGCAATCCCGCACAGCGAATACAGCATCCAGGCACAACCGGACAGCCCACTCATGCCATCTCCTTCGTCAAGAGCTCAGGAAGCCGGAGCAGCGCTGGCCGGCCGCTTGCGGGAGCTTCGGCTCGACGCGGGCATCACGGGCCGCGAGCCGGCTGCCCGTTGCGGATGGAGCGAGTCCAAGTCGTCCCGGATCGAGCACGCCAGGACGCCTCCCAGCGACTCCGACATGA
- a CDS encoding transglycosylase SLT domain-containing protein — protein MLSPVSSAAGRTASRLVTRQRAAGAAAAGAVALGAATAAFAATPAHAAERAGASEAQAAAHQQIPDQRQYQCFSNIVERESGWDPQATNASSGAYGLVQALPGSKMATAGADWKTNPETQVKWGLNYMNERYGSPCGAWSFWQSHNWY, from the coding sequence GTGCTGTCCCCCGTGTCCTCGGCCGCCGGCCGTACCGCTTCCCGTCTCGTCACCCGTCAGCGGGCCGCGGGCGCTGCCGCCGCCGGTGCCGTGGCCCTCGGCGCCGCCACGGCCGCCTTCGCCGCCACCCCGGCGCACGCCGCCGAGCGGGCCGGTGCGAGCGAGGCCCAGGCCGCGGCGCACCAGCAGATCCCGGACCAGCGGCAGTACCAGTGCTTCAGCAACATCGTGGAGCGCGAGAGCGGCTGGGACCCGCAGGCCACCAACGCCTCCTCCGGCGCCTACGGCCTCGTGCAGGCCCTGCCCGGCTCGAAGATGGCCACGGCCGGCGCGGACTGGAAGACCAACCCGGAGACCCAGGTCAAGTGGGGCCTGAACTACATGAACGAGCGCTACGGCAGCCCCTGCGGCGCCTGGTCCTTCTGGCAGTCCCACAACTGGTACTGA
- a CDS encoding GNAT family N-acetyltransferase has protein sequence MTGECVTGRPTWTVRAAPVTSPEAAAILRAYLDEVASRWYGRPVTGEELDRAVAEDPSDDLAPPAGAFLLARFGDEPGGCAGVRLLSADTAELKRMYVRPGLRGSGGSGVLLAAAEAAARGLGARRIRLDTRLDLVEAIAFYRRSGFAEIPAYNEGPYSQIWFEKRLD, from the coding sequence ATGACGGGGGAATGCGTGACCGGCCGCCCGACCTGGACGGTCCGCGCGGCACCGGTCACCTCGCCCGAGGCCGCCGCCATCCTGCGGGCCTACCTCGACGAGGTGGCGTCCCGCTGGTACGGCCGCCCGGTCACCGGCGAGGAGCTGGACCGGGCCGTCGCCGAGGACCCGAGCGACGACCTGGCGCCGCCCGCCGGGGCCTTCCTGCTGGCCCGGTTCGGCGACGAGCCGGGCGGCTGCGCGGGCGTCCGGCTGCTGTCCGCCGACACGGCCGAGCTCAAGCGGATGTACGTCCGGCCCGGGCTGCGCGGCAGCGGGGGCAGCGGGGTGCTGCTGGCCGCCGCTGAGGCTGCGGCGCGCGGCCTAGGCGCTCGGCGCATCCGGCTGGACACCCGGCTCGACCTGGTGGAGGCGATCGCCTTCTACCGGCGGTCGGGGTTCGCGGAGATACCGGCGTACAACGAGGGGCCGTACTCGCAGATCTGGTTCGAGAAGCGGCTGGACTGA
- a CDS encoding ECF transporter S component — translation MSGGRGTAQAARTVQRQVRAIRLGPRSVAALVLVSAVGVMAFGWPLLADSASGLAHSKDAPWLFAALLPLLLAVVVATIADAGLDAKAIAMLGVLAAAGAALRPLGAGTAGIEPMFFLMVLSGRVLGPGFGFVLGAVSMFASALLTGGVGPWMPFQMLSMGWVAMGAGLLPGPDRLRGRREMLLLAGYGTLSSLLYGLIMNLQGWPYIAGLASGVSFVPGDPLPENLARFVTYCLATSLGWDLPRALLTVVLTLTVGPALLKALRRATRHAAFDTPVTFTTTRDGG, via the coding sequence ATGAGCGGGGGCCGGGGAACGGCGCAGGCTGCCCGTACGGTGCAGCGGCAGGTACGGGCGATCCGGCTCGGGCCGCGGTCGGTGGCCGCGCTCGTCCTGGTCTCGGCCGTCGGCGTGATGGCCTTCGGCTGGCCGCTGCTGGCGGACTCCGCCTCCGGCCTCGCGCACTCCAAGGACGCGCCCTGGCTGTTCGCCGCGCTGCTGCCGCTGCTGCTCGCGGTGGTCGTGGCGACCATCGCGGACGCCGGCCTGGACGCCAAGGCCATCGCCATGCTCGGCGTGCTCGCCGCGGCCGGCGCGGCACTGCGTCCGCTGGGCGCGGGCACGGCCGGCATCGAGCCGATGTTCTTCCTGATGGTGCTGTCCGGGCGGGTGCTCGGGCCCGGCTTCGGCTTCGTGCTCGGCGCGGTGTCGATGTTCGCCTCCGCCCTGCTGACCGGCGGTGTCGGCCCCTGGATGCCGTTCCAGATGCTGTCGATGGGCTGGGTGGCCATGGGCGCGGGCCTGCTCCCTGGGCCCGACCGGCTGCGCGGCCGCCGCGAGATGCTGCTGCTGGCCGGCTACGGCACGCTCTCCTCCCTCCTCTACGGCCTGATCATGAACCTCCAGGGCTGGCCGTACATCGCGGGCCTGGCCTCCGGCGTCTCCTTCGTCCCCGGCGACCCGCTCCCGGAGAACCTCGCCCGCTTCGTCACGTACTGCCTGGCCACCTCCCTCGGCTGGGACCTCCCCCGCGCCCTGCTCACGGTCGTCCTCACCCTCACCGTCGGCCCCGCTCTCCTCAAGGCCCTCCGCCGCGCCACCCGCCACGCGGCGTTCGACACCCCGGTGACCTTCACGACGACGCGCGACGGGGGTTGA
- a CDS encoding SCO2322 family protein: MRNAVRFARGAGALVLAGTATGLAAAPAHAEEYRYWSFWTADATAHGKSGWSYATEGPSTARPEDGSTAGFRFTVSADSARAAAPRPAVDFDAVCGGTKAAEGRKRVAVVVDFGTKADAPKGGTPPAARTECARVPEDASAGEALAAVAAPLRYDSGALLCAIAGYPEKGCAEQAGGPAEESADAASPGDGATGDGATDGDTGAGGPSTGLIGGIAAVAALGAAAVWQARRRRR, from the coding sequence GTGAGGAACGCCGTACGGTTCGCGCGCGGCGCCGGCGCCCTGGTCCTGGCCGGTACGGCCACGGGCCTGGCCGCCGCGCCCGCGCACGCCGAGGAGTACCGCTACTGGTCCTTCTGGACGGCGGACGCCACGGCACACGGGAAGAGCGGCTGGTCGTACGCCACCGAAGGGCCCTCCACAGCGCGCCCCGAGGACGGCTCCACGGCCGGCTTCCGCTTCACGGTCAGCGCCGATTCCGCGCGCGCCGCGGCCCCGCGTCCGGCGGTCGACTTCGACGCGGTCTGCGGCGGGACGAAGGCCGCCGAGGGCCGCAAGCGGGTCGCGGTCGTCGTCGACTTCGGGACGAAGGCGGACGCCCCGAAGGGCGGGACGCCGCCCGCGGCCCGGACGGAGTGCGCGCGGGTGCCCGAGGACGCCAGCGCCGGAGAGGCCCTCGCCGCGGTCGCCGCACCGCTGCGGTACGACTCCGGTGCGCTGCTGTGCGCGATCGCCGGCTACCCGGAGAAGGGCTGCGCCGAGCAGGCCGGCGGGCCGGCGGAGGAGTCCGCCGACGCGGCCTCGCCCGGCGACGGCGCGACCGGCGACGGCGCGACCGACGGGGACACCGGTGCCGGCGGGCCGTCCACCGGCCTGATCGGCGGCATCGCCGCGGTCGCCGCCCTCGGCGCCGCCGCGGTGTGGCAGGCCCGGCGCCGGCGCCGATGA
- a CDS encoding DUF6230 family protein, whose product MKDAHGRPVTGRVSARKFAVLAVPAFAGTAALAIALANGALAASFAVSGQQFKVSASSLKGDGFAQYGGVDANARGELLPVAVTAIKKAELNDLCQSVVTKLPVLGNISLNLTAGKGGKPVEATNLYVDATQLSGNAAFNNIEIGRDASTLDKGPAEAQGMQDAFAQQADDVNITDLKQTAWATNAGTFKLSGLSMKISKGKKECF is encoded by the coding sequence ATGAAAGACGCACACGGCAGACCGGTCACGGGACGGGTCAGCGCACGGAAGTTCGCCGTGCTCGCCGTCCCGGCCTTCGCGGGCACGGCCGCCCTGGCCATCGCCCTGGCCAACGGCGCGCTGGCGGCTTCCTTCGCCGTCTCGGGCCAGCAGTTCAAGGTCTCCGCGAGCAGTCTCAAGGGGGACGGCTTCGCGCAGTACGGCGGCGTGGACGCCAACGCACGCGGTGAGCTGCTGCCGGTCGCGGTGACCGCCATCAAGAAGGCGGAGCTGAACGACCTCTGCCAGTCGGTGGTCACCAAGCTGCCGGTACTGGGCAACATCTCGCTCAACCTGACCGCCGGCAAGGGCGGCAAACCGGTCGAGGCCACGAACCTCTACGTCGACGCCACCCAGCTCTCCGGCAACGCGGCGTTCAACAACATCGAGATCGGCCGGGACGCCTCCACGCTGGACAAGGGCCCGGCCGAGGCGCAGGGCATGCAGGACGCGTTCGCGCAGCAGGCCGACGACGTGAACATCACCGACCTGAAGCAGACCGCGTGGGCGACCAACGCGGGCACCTTCAAGCTCTCCGGGCTGAGCATGAAGATCAGCAAGGGCAAGAAGGAATGCTTCTGA
- a CDS encoding ABC transporter ATP-binding protein — protein MIRFEQVSVTYADAGTPAVQGIDLTVPEGELCLLVGPSGVGKSTVLNAVSGLVPHFTGGTLHGRVTVDGRDTRTHRPRELADVVGTVGQDPLSHFVTDTVEDELAYGMESLGLAPDVMRRRVEETLDLLGLAALRDRAITTLSGGQQQRVAIGSVLTTHPKVLVLDEPTSALDPAAAEEVLAVLQRLVHDLGTTVLLAEHRLERVVQYADQVILLPAPGAAPVIGDPAEIMAVSPVHPPVVALGRAAGWSPLPLTVRDARRKAGALRERLAGRSPASPGAAAGAPPSAGAAAAPVAEAAGLSVRRGRIDALHRVGLAVRPGETVALMGRNGAGKSTLLNTLVGRHEPAAGSVRVGDAVPHRTGPRELLRRVGLVPQEPRDLLYADTVAAECAAADSDAGAAPGSCRALVTRLLPDVPDGTHPRDLSEGQRLALALAIILTARPPLLLLDEPTRGLDYAAKARLVTVLRGLAAEGHAIVLATHDVELAAELAHRVVILADGEIVADGPTAEVVVSSPSFAPQVSKVLAPLPWLTVPQVTHALAAAEHTA, from the coding sequence GTGATCCGGTTCGAGCAGGTGTCGGTGACCTACGCGGACGCCGGTACGCCCGCCGTCCAGGGGATCGACCTGACCGTCCCCGAGGGCGAACTCTGCCTCCTCGTCGGCCCCTCCGGCGTCGGCAAGTCGACCGTCCTGAACGCCGTCTCCGGCCTCGTACCGCACTTCACCGGCGGCACCCTGCACGGCCGGGTCACCGTCGACGGCCGCGACACCCGCACCCACCGGCCACGTGAACTGGCCGACGTGGTGGGCACGGTGGGCCAGGACCCGCTCTCCCACTTCGTCACCGACACCGTCGAGGACGAGCTGGCGTACGGCATGGAGTCGCTCGGCCTCGCCCCCGACGTGATGCGCCGCCGCGTCGAGGAGACCCTCGACCTCCTCGGCCTCGCCGCCCTCCGCGACCGCGCCATCACCACCCTCTCCGGCGGCCAGCAGCAGCGCGTCGCCATCGGTTCCGTCCTCACCACCCATCCGAAGGTGCTGGTGCTGGACGAGCCGACCTCGGCCCTGGACCCGGCCGCCGCCGAAGAGGTACTGGCCGTGCTCCAGCGGCTGGTCCACGACCTCGGCACGACGGTCCTGCTGGCCGAACACCGGCTGGAACGCGTCGTCCAGTACGCGGACCAGGTCATCCTGCTGCCGGCGCCCGGCGCCGCACCCGTCATCGGCGACCCCGCCGAGATCATGGCGGTCTCCCCGGTTCACCCGCCGGTCGTCGCCCTCGGCCGGGCGGCGGGCTGGTCACCGCTGCCGCTGACCGTGCGGGACGCCCGCCGCAAGGCCGGCGCGCTGCGCGAGCGGCTGGCCGGGCGGTCCCCGGCGTCCCCGGGCGCGGCCGCCGGAGCGCCGCCCTCGGCCGGAGCCGCCGCCGCGCCGGTCGCCGAGGCCGCCGGGCTGTCCGTACGCCGCGGCCGCATCGACGCACTGCACCGCGTCGGCCTGGCCGTACGCCCCGGCGAGACCGTCGCCCTGATGGGCCGCAACGGCGCGGGCAAGTCCACCCTGCTCAACACGCTGGTCGGCAGGCACGAGCCGGCCGCGGGCTCGGTACGGGTGGGCGACGCCGTGCCGCACCGCACCGGCCCGCGCGAGCTGCTCCGCCGGGTCGGCCTGGTACCGCAGGAACCGCGTGACCTGCTCTACGCGGACACCGTCGCCGCCGAGTGCGCGGCAGCGGACTCCGACGCGGGTGCCGCGCCCGGCAGCTGCCGCGCCCTGGTCACCCGGCTGCTGCCCGACGTACCGGACGGCACCCACCCCCGCGACCTCTCCGAAGGCCAGCGCCTCGCCCTCGCGCTCGCGATCATCCTCACCGCCCGGCCACCACTGCTCCTGCTGGACGAGCCGACCCGCGGCCTGGACTACGCGGCCAAGGCCCGGCTGGTGACCGTGCTGCGCGGGCTCGCCGCCGAGGGCCACGCCATCGTCCTGGCCACCCACGACGTGGAACTGGCGGCGGAGCTCGCCCACCGCGTCGTCATCCTCGCCGACGGCGAGATCGTCGCGGACGGCCCGACCGCCGAGGTCGTGGTCTCCTCCCCGTCCTTCGCGCCGCAGGTCTCCAAGGTCCTCGCCCCGCTGCCCTGGCTCACCGTCCCGCAGGTCACCCACGCGCTGGCCGCAGCGGAGCACACGGCATGA
- a CDS encoding energy-coupling factor transporter transmembrane component T, with protein sequence MTAPDRLRAPLAARGRALHAGAWWLWALGLATAASRTTNPLLLGLLIGVAGYVVAARRTDAPWARSYGAFVKLGLVVLAIRLAFAFVLGSPVPGTHVLVTLPELPLPDWARGVRIGGRVTAEGMVFALYDGLKLATLLIYVGAANALANPARLLKSLPGALYEAGVAVVVAMTFAPNLVADVQRLRAARRLRGRPDRGLKALLQVGLPVLEGALERSVALAAAMDARGYGRTAQVPRAVRHTTTALTLGGLLGICAGTYGLLAAQGAGYGLPVLAAGLAAALAGLWLGGRRSVRTRYRPDRWGPRAWLVAGSGVAVAALMIWASGYASTALHPPAVPLTAPALPLWPALSVLVGLVPAFVAPVPANPPTKPAKQRPQHPKDPKETTT encoded by the coding sequence ATGACCGCCCCCGACCGGCTGCGTGCACCCCTCGCCGCCCGGGGGCGCGCGCTGCACGCCGGGGCGTGGTGGCTGTGGGCGCTGGGCCTGGCGACGGCCGCGTCCCGCACCACCAACCCGCTCCTCCTCGGGCTGCTCATCGGCGTCGCCGGGTACGTCGTCGCGGCCCGCCGCACCGACGCGCCCTGGGCCCGTTCCTACGGCGCCTTCGTCAAGCTCGGCCTGGTCGTGCTCGCCATCCGGCTGGCCTTCGCCTTCGTGCTCGGCTCGCCCGTGCCCGGTACGCACGTCCTGGTCACGCTCCCCGAACTGCCGCTGCCCGACTGGGCCCGGGGCGTCCGGATCGGCGGCCGGGTCACCGCCGAAGGCATGGTCTTCGCGCTGTACGACGGGCTGAAGCTGGCCACGCTGCTGATCTACGTGGGCGCCGCCAACGCGCTCGCCAACCCGGCCCGGCTGCTCAAGTCCCTGCCCGGCGCGCTCTACGAAGCGGGCGTCGCCGTCGTCGTCGCGATGACCTTCGCCCCGAACCTGGTCGCCGACGTCCAGCGGCTGCGCGCCGCACGCCGGCTGCGCGGCCGCCCCGACCGCGGCCTCAAGGCACTGCTCCAGGTCGGACTGCCGGTACTGGAAGGCGCACTGGAGCGCTCGGTGGCGCTCGCGGCGGCCATGGACGCCCGCGGATACGGCCGTACCGCACAGGTGCCGCGCGCCGTCCGGCACACCACCACCGCACTCACCCTCGGCGGCCTCCTCGGCATCTGCGCCGGTACGTACGGGCTGCTCGCGGCCCAGGGCGCCGGTTACGGACTGCCGGTGCTGGCCGCCGGGCTCGCCGCCGCGCTCGCCGGGCTGTGGCTCGGCGGCCGGCGCTCGGTCCGCACCCGCTACCGGCCCGACCGCTGGGGACCGCGCGCCTGGCTGGTCGCGGGCTCCGGCGTGGCGGTGGCCGCGCTGATGATCTGGGCGAGCGGGTACGCGTCCACGGCCCTGCACCCGCCGGCCGTACCGCTGACCGCACCGGCGCTCCCCCTCTGGCCGGCCCTGTCGGTCCTGGTGGGCCTGGTACCGGCGTTCGTCGCCCCGGTACCGGCGAACCCGCCGACGAAGCCCGCGAAGCAGCGCCCTCAGCACCCGAAGGACCCGAAGGAGACGACGACGTGA